Proteins encoded together in one Terriglobus saanensis SP1PR4 window:
- a CDS encoding DegT/DnrJ/EryC1/StrS family aminotransferase, with product MKLAPIPMLDLSRQYTIVGEEIQAALAEIGRAGRFVLGKEVQAFETAAAAMLGTTHAIGCSSGTEALWLALDAAGVRPGDKVITSPFSFFATASAILRCGAQPVMADIDPVTFNLSPLTVTAILERNSDIKAVLPVHLYGQCADFDALNRLKIKHNLLLVEDAAQAFGAKWNGIPAGALGDSAAFSFYPTKNLSAWGDAGLVTTSDDTIADRANLLHVHGMRERYFHEIVGWNARMDTMQAAVLLIKLRHIEQWNLDRARIAARYHWLFADSGLTLGTSADAADLVLPQTDPRATHVWHQYVIRSSRRNDLRAHLTASGIGTEIYYPLSLHQQQALASLDYVPGDFPHSECAAREVLAIPIFPELREDEQDRVVEAIVAFHA from the coding sequence ATGAAACTGGCCCCTATTCCGATGCTCGACCTCAGCCGCCAGTACACCATAGTTGGGGAAGAAATCCAGGCCGCTTTGGCCGAAATTGGCCGCGCCGGACGCTTCGTTCTCGGAAAAGAAGTCCAAGCATTCGAGACTGCCGCAGCCGCCATGCTGGGCACGACCCACGCCATCGGCTGCAGCAGCGGCACGGAAGCCCTCTGGCTTGCTCTGGACGCCGCGGGCGTCCGCCCCGGCGATAAGGTCATCACCTCTCCTTTCAGTTTCTTTGCCACCGCCAGCGCCATTCTGCGCTGCGGCGCACAGCCCGTCATGGCCGATATCGATCCGGTCACCTTCAACCTCTCGCCGCTGACCGTCACCGCGATCCTCGAACGCAACTCCGACATCAAGGCCGTTCTTCCCGTCCACCTTTACGGCCAATGCGCTGATTTTGATGCCCTCAACCGATTGAAAATAAAGCATAATCTCCTACTCGTCGAGGACGCCGCGCAGGCATTCGGAGCGAAGTGGAATGGCATTCCCGCAGGCGCGCTGGGAGACTCCGCTGCCTTCAGCTTCTACCCGACCAAAAACCTTTCAGCCTGGGGCGACGCCGGTCTGGTAACCACCAGCGACGACACCATTGCGGATCGCGCCAATCTCCTTCACGTCCATGGCATGCGCGAGCGGTATTTCCACGAAATCGTGGGCTGGAACGCCCGCATGGACACGATGCAGGCCGCCGTCCTGCTGATCAAGCTTCGCCATATCGAGCAGTGGAACCTGGACCGTGCTCGCATCGCAGCGCGCTATCACTGGCTCTTCGCGGATTCGGGCCTGACTCTCGGCACATCCGCGGACGCGGCCGATCTAGTTTTGCCGCAGACCGACCCGCGCGCCACCCACGTCTGGCACCAGTACGTGATCCGCTCATCGCGACGCAACGACCTTCGCGCTCACCTGACGGCAAGCGGCATCGGCACGGAGATCTACTACCCTCTTTCGCTTCATCAGCAGCAGGCACTTGCGAGCCTCGACTACGTTCCGGGCGACTTCCCCCACAGCGAATGTGCCGCGCGCGAAGTCCTGGCGATCCCGATCTTCCCTGAACTGCGCGAAGATGAGCAGGACCGCGTCGTGGAAGCTATCGTTGCTTTCCACGCCTGA
- the atpH gene encoding ATP synthase F1 subunit delta, which translates to MAAFALRYARALDEIVTAHKLDRNAVSAQLGDFAGTLAESHDLHEFLMNPAIEHEKKIKVLDAIAGRLGMDKVVRNFIAVLMDHQRLMAIGEVIAEYVAVADAGAGTSEAEITSARGLREEDKQALTAEAAKLAGGNVRVLWKEDASLLGGAVIRIGSTIYDGSVRAQLGQLERHLAGTGA; encoded by the coding sequence ATGGCGGCCTTTGCACTGCGTTACGCGCGCGCTCTCGATGAAATTGTCACGGCCCATAAGTTGGATCGCAACGCGGTAAGCGCCCAGCTGGGTGATTTTGCCGGAACGCTGGCGGAGAGCCACGATCTGCACGAGTTTTTGATGAACCCTGCGATCGAGCACGAGAAGAAGATCAAGGTGCTCGATGCCATTGCCGGACGTCTCGGGATGGATAAGGTTGTCCGCAACTTCATCGCGGTTCTGATGGATCACCAGCGCCTCATGGCTATTGGCGAAGTGATTGCTGAGTACGTTGCCGTTGCCGATGCAGGCGCGGGGACGAGCGAGGCGGAGATTACCTCGGCACGCGGTTTACGCGAAGAGGACAAGCAGGCATTGACTGCCGAGGCAGCGAAGCTCGCGGGCGGAAACGTTCGTGTGCTTTGGAAAGAAGATGCTTCGCTTCTGGGCGGAGCGGTGATCCGCATTGGGTCGACGATATATGACGGGTCTGTGCGTGCACAGCTCGGCCAACTGGAACGGCACCTGGCAGGCACAGGCGCGTAA
- a CDS encoding DHA2 family efflux MFS transporter permease subunit, with product MATAVAPPSSTAVLRAGINPWVVALTVTLATFMELLDTSIANVSLPYIAGGLGRSFDEVTWILTTYLVANAVILPMSAWLSRVFGRKNYYMACVTLFTITSFFCGIAPSLGVMLFARVLQGIGGGGLAPVEQAILVDTFPPAKRASAFALYTVAIVTAPAIGPVLGGWITDNYNWRWVFLINIPIGILSLFLTNRFVHDPPGFAAERATARDSKGKLNVDGVGIALIGLGSAALEILLDRGQIDDWFGSTTIIWCFVIGVTCLTAAVFWELNVADPVIDFRMLKVRNFAISNVFYFVFGVGLFASTTMIPQILQSLYGYRAIDAGLVLGPGAFVITLLAPVGAQLVQRGIVHPRILLFGAVMIVGISFIHYSHFNLQTDYRHYALARALQGLGYAFFFVPLSVISYSQLAPNQNNKASSLTNFFRNWGGSFGIAFVTTMSERRQNFHQSVMGANLGPSSPFLQDTVRQTAAFLQTHGFAQADAMNAAYLRVYSQMESQTRFLAFMDCFHVLGMLTLCAAPLVLLTKNFKLGGKAPPAH from the coding sequence TTGGCCACTGCTGTTGCTCCTCCCAGTTCGACCGCAGTACTGCGCGCCGGGATCAATCCGTGGGTCGTGGCACTGACCGTGACGCTTGCCACGTTCATGGAGCTTCTGGATACGTCGATTGCGAACGTTTCGCTGCCGTACATCGCGGGTGGCCTGGGACGTTCGTTCGATGAAGTGACGTGGATTCTCACGACCTATCTTGTGGCCAACGCAGTGATTCTGCCGATGTCCGCATGGCTCTCGCGCGTCTTCGGCCGGAAGAACTATTACATGGCATGCGTGACGCTCTTTACGATCACGAGCTTCTTCTGCGGGATCGCACCAAGCCTGGGTGTGATGCTGTTCGCGCGTGTGCTGCAGGGCATTGGCGGAGGCGGCCTGGCTCCCGTGGAACAGGCAATCCTTGTAGATACCTTTCCGCCCGCGAAGAGAGCTTCCGCCTTTGCGCTGTACACCGTAGCGATTGTGACCGCGCCCGCCATCGGACCTGTGCTCGGGGGTTGGATCACGGACAACTACAACTGGCGCTGGGTCTTTCTAATCAATATCCCCATCGGCATCCTTTCACTGTTTCTGACGAATCGTTTCGTGCACGATCCTCCGGGCTTTGCGGCGGAGCGGGCCACGGCGCGCGACAGCAAAGGTAAGTTGAATGTGGATGGAGTCGGCATCGCGCTGATTGGCCTGGGCAGCGCCGCGCTGGAGATCCTTCTCGATCGTGGGCAGATCGATGACTGGTTCGGATCGACGACGATCATCTGGTGCTTTGTCATCGGCGTCACGTGCCTGACGGCTGCGGTCTTCTGGGAGCTGAACGTTGCGGATCCTGTGATCGATTTCCGCATGTTGAAGGTGCGTAACTTCGCGATCTCGAACGTCTTTTATTTCGTCTTCGGCGTGGGCTTGTTTGCTTCGACGACGATGATCCCGCAGATCCTGCAGTCCTTGTATGGCTATCGCGCGATCGACGCAGGATTGGTCCTTGGACCGGGAGCCTTTGTGATTACGCTTCTTGCTCCAGTAGGCGCGCAGTTGGTGCAGCGCGGCATCGTGCATCCACGCATCCTGTTGTTTGGCGCTGTGATGATCGTGGGTATTTCGTTTATCCACTACAGTCACTTCAACCTGCAGACGGATTACAGACACTACGCCCTGGCGCGTGCTTTGCAGGGATTGGGCTACGCATTCTTCTTCGTTCCGCTTTCGGTGATTTCGTACTCGCAGCTCGCACCGAACCAGAACAACAAGGCTTCGTCGCTGACGAACTTCTTTCGCAACTGGGGTGGAAGCTTTGGCATCGCGTTTGTCACGACGATGAGTGAGCGTCGGCAGAACTTTCATCAATCGGTGATGGGCGCGAATCTGGGCCCCTCCTCGCCCTTCCTGCAGGACACTGTGCGACAGACTGCGGCATTCCTGCAGACACACGGTTTCGCGCAGGCGGATGCAATGAATGCAGCGTATCTTCGCGTCTATAGCCAGATGGAATCGCAGACGCGCTTCCTTGCGTTCATGGATTGCTTCCATGTGCTGGGCATGCTGACGCTGTGCGCCGCGCCGCTGGTGTTGCTGACGAAGAACTTCAAGCTGGGTGGAAAGGCCCCGCCAGCGCATTGA
- a CDS encoding ATP synthase F0 subunit B has product MQDILNQLGELVLGSVPTMIFFVVLVIAYAALVRKPLETMLAERHARTSGAMDQARSAISASEAKAAEYEAKLRDARTKIFENRQAMLKQWNTEREKALELARHDAQRRIGVAREAVQRAGDEAKQQLQTSAAQLSDQILKAILPTHRGGAAVQG; this is encoded by the coding sequence ATGCAAGATATTTTGAACCAACTTGGCGAACTTGTGCTCGGCTCTGTGCCAACGATGATCTTCTTCGTCGTGCTGGTGATTGCCTATGCTGCGCTCGTTCGTAAGCCTCTCGAAACAATGCTGGCAGAGCGCCATGCGCGGACCTCCGGAGCAATGGACCAGGCGCGTTCGGCCATCTCTGCGTCCGAGGCGAAGGCGGCGGAATACGAAGCCAAACTGCGCGATGCGCGGACGAAGATCTTTGAAAACCGCCAGGCCATGCTGAAGCAATGGAACACGGAGCGCGAGAAAGCTCTGGAGTTGGCTCGCCACGATGCGCAGCGGCGTATCGGCGTGGCGCGCGAGGCAGTTCAGCGCGCTGGTGACGAAGCGAAGCAGCAGCTACAGACCTCTGCGGCGCAGCTCTCCGATCAGATTTTGAAGGCGATTTTGCCTACGCACCGGGGCGGCGCGGCGGTGCAGGGATGA
- a CDS encoding VIT1/CCC1 transporter family protein: MQHSQDHHEAHFTAGVFVRDVVIGMSDGLTVPFALAAGLSGATVAVHIVVTAGLAEIAAGSIAMGLGGYLAARGDAEHYASELRREYREIEEIPEDEKEECSLVLQQYGLSPEMSAPIVEALSHNPKAWVDFMMRFELGLEEPDPSRVWKSALTIAVSYIVGGLIPLAPYFVASTMQRALSLSVLCTLIALAVFGFAKGKATGVSGFKAALQTTLIGGLAASAAFALARLFSH, encoded by the coding sequence ATGCAACATAGTCAGGATCACCACGAAGCGCACTTTACCGCGGGCGTCTTTGTGCGCGACGTCGTCATCGGCATGTCAGACGGTCTCACCGTTCCCTTCGCCCTGGCTGCGGGACTCTCCGGGGCCACTGTTGCGGTGCACATCGTCGTCACTGCAGGTCTGGCGGAGATTGCCGCTGGTTCCATCGCCATGGGCCTGGGCGGTTACCTGGCTGCGCGTGGCGATGCCGAACACTACGCGAGCGAGTTGCGTCGCGAGTACCGCGAGATCGAAGAAATTCCCGAGGACGAAAAAGAAGAGTGTTCGCTGGTCCTGCAGCAGTACGGACTCTCCCCGGAGATGAGCGCGCCCATCGTCGAAGCCCTCAGCCACAATCCCAAGGCCTGGGTGGACTTCATGATGCGCTTCGAGCTTGGGCTGGAAGAGCCAGATCCATCGCGAGTCTGGAAGAGTGCGCTGACTATCGCCGTTTCGTACATCGTGGGTGGATTGATTCCGCTCGCGCCCTACTTCGTCGCGTCCACGATGCAGCGCGCGCTGAGCCTCTCTGTCCTCTGCACGCTCATCGCGCTCGCCGTCTTCGGCTTTGCAAAAGGAAAGGCGACGGGAGTCAGCGGCTTCAAGGCTGCTTTGCAGACCACGCTCATCGGAGGGCTCGCCGCCAGCGCAGCCTTCGCGCTGGCGCGGCTCTTCTCGCACTAG
- the atpA gene encoding F0F1 ATP synthase subunit alpha produces the protein MAQLKADEITELLRQQIENYEQRVQVDEVGTVISLGDGIARIHGLDKVMAGELIEFPHGVAGLAMNLDEDQVGAVLLGDYTLISEGDQVKRTGKIMSVPVGDAMIGRVVNALGQPIDDKGPIDTPHSLPIERLAPGVIARKSVTEPMATGIKAIDTMIPIGRGQRELLIGDRQTGKTAIALDTIINSAKNDLICIYCAIGQKRSSVAQIVQTLEEYGAMKYTIVVAATASEPAPMNYLAPFAATAMGEYFRDNGKHALIIYDDLSKHAASYREISLLLRRPPGREAYPGDVFYLHSRLLERSAKMSDKLGGGSLTALPIIETQAGDVSAYIPTNVISITDGQIFLETDLFNSGIRPAVNVGLSVSRVGFSAAIKATKQVGATLKLDLAQYRELAAFAQFGSDLDPATQKQLNRGKRLTELLKQKQFRPLTAAQQVSILFAGVNGLLDDVDDKQIVNFEDGFHAYMATNGQGILDAITAKKQIDDEIKTQLTAKINEFKTTFKDAQKEKQPATVTA, from the coding sequence ATGGCACAGCTCAAGGCAGACGAGATTACAGAACTCCTGCGGCAGCAGATTGAGAACTACGAGCAGCGCGTCCAGGTGGACGAGGTCGGCACCGTGATCTCGCTCGGCGACGGTATTGCACGCATCCATGGGCTCGATAAGGTCATGGCTGGCGAGCTGATCGAATTTCCCCATGGCGTTGCGGGTCTTGCGATGAACCTGGATGAAGACCAGGTCGGCGCGGTTCTGCTGGGCGACTATACGCTCATCAGCGAAGGCGACCAGGTCAAGCGCACGGGCAAGATCATGTCCGTTCCCGTAGGCGATGCCATGATTGGCCGCGTCGTGAATGCGCTCGGTCAGCCCATCGACGACAAGGGACCCATCGACACGCCGCACTCGCTCCCCATCGAGCGTCTTGCACCGGGCGTCATTGCACGTAAGTCGGTCACCGAGCCGATGGCGACGGGTATCAAGGCCATCGATACGATGATTCCGATTGGCCGTGGCCAGCGCGAACTTCTCATCGGCGATCGCCAGACAGGCAAGACCGCCATCGCGCTCGACACGATCATCAACTCCGCGAAGAACGACCTGATCTGCATCTACTGCGCGATCGGTCAAAAGCGTTCTTCCGTTGCGCAGATCGTCCAGACCCTCGAAGAGTACGGCGCGATGAAGTACACCATCGTTGTGGCCGCGACCGCGAGCGAGCCTGCTCCGATGAACTACCTGGCTCCCTTTGCCGCGACCGCCATGGGCGAGTACTTCCGCGACAACGGCAAGCACGCGCTGATCATCTACGACGATCTCTCGAAGCACGCTGCTTCGTACCGCGAAATCTCTCTGCTCCTCCGTCGCCCCCCGGGCCGCGAAGCATACCCCGGCGACGTCTTCTATCTCCATTCGCGTCTGCTCGAGCGTTCGGCGAAGATGAGCGACAAACTCGGCGGCGGTTCGCTGACGGCCCTGCCGATCATCGAGACCCAGGCAGGCGACGTTTCCGCCTACATTCCGACCAATGTGATTTCGATCACCGACGGACAGATCTTCCTTGAGACTGATCTCTTCAACTCCGGTATCCGTCCGGCTGTAAACGTAGGTCTTTCGGTGTCCCGTGTCGGCTTCTCGGCTGCGATCAAGGCGACCAAGCAGGTCGGCGCAACGCTGAAGCTGGATCTCGCTCAGTATCGCGAACTCGCTGCCTTCGCTCAGTTCGGTTCGGATCTCGATCCTGCCACGCAGAAGCAGCTGAACCGCGGTAAGCGTCTCACGGAGCTTCTGAAGCAGAAGCAGTTCCGTCCGCTCACAGCAGCGCAGCAGGTTTCGATCCTCTTTGCCGGTGTGAATGGTTTGCTGGACGATGTCGACGACAAGCAGATCGTGAACTTCGAAGATGGCTTCCACGCGTACATGGCCACCAATGGCCAGGGCATTCTGGATGCGATCACAGCGAAGAAGCAGATCGACGACGAGATCAAGACGCAGCTGACGGCTAAAATCAACGAGTTCAAGACGACCTTCAAGGACGCGCAGAAGGAGAAGCAGCCGGCGACGGTGACTGCGTAG
- a CDS encoding TetR/AcrR family transcriptional regulator — protein MSKGDLTRQRIVAAAAPIFNQNGYEGASMQALMEATGLGKGGIYRHFESKEELASEAFRYAVALSVKTRTGDLAHIEGAIAKLEYVVKRFVHTPSPMPGGCPLMNTAIDSDDGNPVLRALARDSIADWRHRLSKIVQAGVKAGEIRKGIQPRQIANTIIATLEGALMISRIEGTKKPLQDARASLITLFTTIRS, from the coding sequence ATGAGCAAGGGAGATCTCACCCGCCAGCGCATCGTCGCCGCGGCCGCGCCGATCTTCAATCAGAACGGCTACGAAGGCGCGTCCATGCAGGCACTTATGGAGGCCACCGGCCTGGGAAAAGGCGGCATCTATCGCCACTTCGAGAGCAAGGAAGAGCTCGCCTCCGAAGCCTTCCGGTATGCGGTGGCCCTCTCCGTAAAGACACGCACCGGCGATCTCGCGCACATTGAAGGCGCCATCGCCAAGCTGGAATACGTCGTCAAGCGCTTCGTACACACACCGTCTCCGATGCCAGGTGGATGCCCTCTGATGAACACCGCCATCGACAGCGACGATGGCAATCCGGTCCTTCGAGCGCTCGCCCGCGACAGCATCGCGGACTGGCGGCACCGTCTCTCGAAGATCGTTCAGGCCGGGGTCAAGGCGGGCGAGATCCGCAAAGGCATCCAGCCTCGCCAGATCGCCAACACCATCATCGCTACGCTGGAAGGCGCATTGATGATCAGCCGGATTGAGGGCACGAAAAAGCCCCTGCAGGATGCAAGGGCGTCTCTCATTACACTCTTTACGACGATCAGGAGCTAG
- the hflX gene encoding GTPase HflX has protein sequence MEHAASERSAAVTAVAEKAVLVAVEITGSRRSIPAAALMARSAASIGNSSDDSIEDDDEDFVVPKAKAVESDVDFESSLAEFEELARSAGATIAATLVQRRGRPDPATLIGIGKVEELAAMAESTEADVVLFDHDLTPTQLRNLEKEMPCRVIDRTQLILDIFARHARTREGHLQVELAQLEYQLPRLAGKGKSMSQLGGGIGTRGPGETRIETDRRVIRGRIDHVKAQLEQVRRIRRQQRQRRESVPVPTVALVGYTNAGKSTLFNALTEAGVLASSRMFATLDPKLRQFVLPSRRKVLLSDTVGFIRNLPHALVTSFRATLEEVERAELLLHVRDASSAILEEQKMQVEAVLAELEVARTPRIEVLNKIDLLSEPEQQALLGRKDVIAISAAKGVGLDVLIAAIEDRIGGEKAPDPTAEAEFRIPQREGRTIAALEAGCSIESKRFDGSFVVMLARGPASLLNRYRRFQEADVAKPDTGPVARPKRRVRRIETATKTR, from the coding sequence TTGGAACATGCGGCATCGGAGCGGTCGGCTGCGGTGACGGCAGTTGCGGAAAAGGCCGTTCTGGTGGCCGTGGAGATCACGGGCAGCAGACGGTCGATCCCTGCTGCCGCTCTGATGGCGCGCTCTGCTGCGTCCATTGGCAATTCGAGCGATGACTCCATCGAAGACGATGACGAAGATTTCGTTGTTCCTAAAGCCAAAGCAGTTGAGTCAGACGTGGACTTTGAGTCCTCCCTGGCGGAGTTTGAAGAACTGGCCCGTTCTGCGGGAGCGACCATCGCGGCGACGTTGGTGCAGCGCCGGGGGCGACCCGACCCGGCTACGCTGATCGGCATCGGCAAGGTGGAAGAACTTGCAGCAATGGCGGAGTCGACCGAGGCGGACGTTGTCCTCTTCGATCACGACCTGACGCCGACACAGCTTCGCAATCTGGAAAAAGAGATGCCGTGCCGCGTCATCGACCGGACGCAACTCATCCTGGATATCTTTGCCCGTCACGCGCGGACGCGGGAGGGGCATCTGCAGGTCGAACTGGCGCAGCTGGAGTATCAACTGCCGCGCCTCGCAGGCAAGGGCAAAAGCATGTCGCAGCTCGGTGGCGGCATCGGCACACGAGGCCCCGGCGAGACCCGCATCGAGACAGACCGCCGCGTCATTCGCGGCCGGATCGACCACGTCAAGGCGCAGCTGGAGCAGGTACGTCGTATTCGCAGGCAGCAGAGGCAGAGGCGCGAAAGCGTCCCTGTGCCCACGGTCGCGCTTGTCGGTTACACCAACGCCGGGAAGAGCACGCTCTTCAATGCTCTGACGGAGGCGGGTGTGCTGGCGAGCTCGCGCATGTTTGCGACGCTGGACCCCAAGCTGCGGCAGTTCGTTCTGCCCTCGCGCCGGAAGGTGCTGCTGAGCGATACGGTTGGCTTCATCCGCAATCTTCCGCATGCGCTCGTCACCAGCTTTCGCGCCACGCTGGAAGAGGTCGAGCGGGCCGAGCTTCTCTTGCATGTGCGGGATGCATCTTCCGCAATTCTGGAAGAACAAAAAATGCAGGTGGAAGCAGTGCTGGCCGAGCTTGAGGTGGCGAGGACTCCGCGAATCGAAGTCTTGAACAAGATCGATCTGCTGAGCGAGCCGGAACAGCAGGCGCTTTTGGGTCGCAAAGACGTCATTGCGATCTCGGCCGCAAAGGGCGTTGGTCTCGACGTCCTGATCGCTGCCATCGAAGACCGGATTGGCGGCGAAAAGGCGCCAGATCCCACGGCGGAAGCGGAGTTTCGCATTCCCCAGCGCGAAGGCCGGACGATTGCCGCTCTGGAAGCCGGATGTTCGATCGAATCAAAACGGTTTGATGGAAGTTTTGTGGTGATGTTGGCGCGCGGACCGGCATCCCTGCTGAATCGCTACCGCCGCTTCCAGGAGGCGGATGTGGCGAAGCCCGACACCGGTCCCGTGGCGCGGCCGAAGCGGCGCGTCCGCAGGATAGAAACTGCAACAAAAACACGGTAA
- the hfq gene encoding RNA chaperone Hfq, with amino-acid sequence MDSKPAQNIQDTFLNTVRKDKSPITIYLVSGVKLTGKIRSFDKYSVLLENNAQEQLIFKHAISTVVSTRGGAHVERAHAPVSSAGVSGEAGSPAA; translated from the coding sequence ATGGATTCCAAGCCGGCACAGAATATTCAGGACACTTTCTTGAACACCGTTCGCAAAGACAAGTCCCCTATCACGATCTACCTTGTGAGTGGCGTAAAGTTGACGGGCAAGATCCGTTCCTTTGATAAGTATTCGGTTCTCCTGGAAAACAATGCCCAGGAGCAGTTGATCTTCAAGCATGCGATTTCGACGGTAGTCAGCACACGCGGTGGAGCACATGTGGAACGGGCCCATGCTCCTGTCTCGTCGGCGGGTGTCTCCGGCGAGGCAGGATCGCCGGCGGCCTAG
- a CDS encoding F0F1 ATP synthase subunit gamma gives MANVLDLKRRIRSVKNTRQITKAMKMVSAAKLRRAQERAMQARPYAQMLAAVLESLVRRTAMYDDAAGEVMHPLLVEREEKNVLVLVIAGDKGFAGAFNSNIGKAAQNFVNERVAKGQNVDVETVGRKSRDLFKRRYPDAVWEHKDVEYDNGLSHHIEDIRHRAQQVELTYDRSHLLAKLNFSEVDKVAHSIIERYERAEIDAVYLVFNEFKSVIAQRVVVEKLLPIRKLGTHEYTAIEEMTEEQREAAAHAAATSGVSIHEPEQTAMEEEAKKFGTADVDYLFDQDPKRLFRHLMPRYVTTQIYHALIESVASEHASRMTAMDAASSNASDMIDTLTLTMNRVRQAAITKEIIEIVSGASAL, from the coding sequence ATGGCAAACGTACTCGATTTGAAGCGACGGATTCGTTCCGTCAAAAACACGCGGCAGATCACGAAGGCCATGAAGATGGTCTCGGCGGCGAAACTGCGCCGTGCGCAGGAGCGCGCGATGCAGGCTCGTCCTTACGCGCAGATGCTGGCCGCAGTGCTGGAATCTCTCGTGCGCCGCACGGCCATGTATGACGACGCCGCAGGCGAAGTAATGCATCCGCTGCTGGTAGAGCGCGAAGAGAAGAACGTGCTCGTCCTTGTGATCGCCGGAGACAAGGGCTTTGCAGGAGCGTTCAACAGCAACATCGGCAAGGCTGCTCAGAACTTTGTGAACGAGCGCGTGGCGAAGGGGCAGAACGTCGATGTCGAGACTGTGGGACGCAAGTCTCGCGACCTCTTCAAGCGTCGCTATCCTGATGCGGTCTGGGAGCACAAGGACGTCGAGTACGACAACGGCCTCTCGCACCACATCGAAGACATCCGTCATCGCGCACAGCAGGTAGAGCTGACCTACGACCGGTCGCACCTTCTGGCCAAGCTAAACTTTTCCGAAGTCGACAAGGTGGCACACTCGATCATCGAACGCTATGAGCGTGCGGAGATCGACGCAGTCTATCTGGTCTTCAACGAGTTCAAGAGTGTGATCGCGCAGCGCGTTGTTGTAGAGAAGCTGCTCCCGATCCGCAAGCTGGGAACACATGAGTACACCGCTATCGAAGAGATGACGGAAGAGCAGAGAGAAGCCGCAGCACATGCAGCAGCCACTTCGGGCGTTTCCATCCATGAGCCGGAACAGACGGCGATGGAAGAGGAAGCCAAGAAGTTTGGTACGGCGGATGTGGACTATCTCTTCGATCAGGATCCGAAACGTCTGTTCCGTCATCTGATGCCGCGCTACGTGACGACGCAGATCTACCATGCGCTCATCGAGTCGGTCGCCAGCGAACATGCTTCGCGTATGACGGCGATGGATGCGGCGAGTTCGAATGCGAGCGACATGATCGACACGCTGACTCTGACAATGAACCGTGTTCGTCAGGCAGCGATCACCAAGGAAATTATTGAGATTGTTTCGGGAGCGTCGGCCCTCTAG
- a CDS encoding ATPase, whose protein sequence is MTMRACVLLALVLMLGVAPVVPLRAQAVAASPSTASGQKAEPQANSAGKKKEAEEGTEAFKKSPMVISLGRMMGMSPETASTVFTWFNFVILALAILYALAKALPKTFRGRTQGIQKNLVEARSATEEANARLSGVEARLAKLDGEIAALKSEAEKDAAADEARIKASVADERERIAHAAEQEIAAAEAHAQRNLREFAAKLAVEQAASKLNISDDDDSEIVRGFAARLAASGKGGSN, encoded by the coding sequence ATGACGATGCGAGCATGCGTGCTGTTGGCTTTGGTTTTGATGTTGGGCGTGGCTCCTGTTGTCCCCTTGCGGGCACAGGCTGTTGCGGCTTCGCCTTCGACGGCGTCCGGCCAGAAGGCTGAGCCTCAGGCAAACTCCGCCGGCAAGAAGAAAGAAGCCGAAGAGGGAACTGAAGCATTCAAGAAGTCGCCCATGGTAATTTCTCTGGGCCGCATGATGGGTATGAGTCCGGAGACGGCTTCGACGGTCTTCACCTGGTTCAACTTTGTCATTCTTGCCCTTGCCATTCTTTACGCTTTGGCTAAGGCTTTGCCGAAGACCTTTCGCGGACGGACGCAGGGAATCCAGAAGAATTTGGTCGAAGCACGATCTGCAACGGAAGAGGCCAATGCTCGTCTCTCTGGCGTGGAAGCGCGTCTGGCAAAGCTGGACGGCGAGATTGCCGCTCTGAAGTCCGAGGCGGAGAAAGATGCTGCAGCAGACGAAGCGCGCATCAAGGCTTCCGTCGCCGACGAGCGCGAGCGTATTGCGCATGCAGCCGAGCAGGAGATTGCGGCGGCGGAAGCACACGCACAGCGCAACCTGCGTGAGTTCGCCGCAAAGCTGGCTGTGGAGCAGGCTGCGAGCAAGCTGAATATCTCGGACGATGACGATAGTGAGATCGTGCGTGGGTTTGCCGCGCGTCTGGCTGCGTCGGGCAAGGGAGGCAGCAACTAA